Proteins from one Melospiza melodia melodia isolate bMelMel2 chromosome 18, bMelMel2.pri, whole genome shotgun sequence genomic window:
- the USP31 gene encoding ubiquitin carboxyl-terminal hydrolase 31 isoform X1, with the protein MSRVSGPGPAGSAKEKRSFSKRLFRGRAAGGGAGSAPTAAPAPAPSGRSLGGFMSRVLKTLSTLSHYSSEPETRGALAPRLPPPQATGGLGSCFPPGPPRSPEPPPRPAGGSEAVPGVAGLRNHGNTCFMNAILQCLSNTELFAEFLALEQFRGGPPPADGPPPAPGEVTEQLAQLVRALWTLEYTPQHSRDFKNIVSKNAMQYRGNAQHDAQEFLLWLLDRVHEDLNNVVNSGGMPPLKPPLEDDVLLEGPAFPISSTFVQELFQAQYRSSLTCPHCQKQSNTFDPFLCISLPIPLPHTRPLYVTVVYQGKCSHCMRIGVAVPISGTVARLREAVSSETKIPTEQIVLTEMYYDGFHRSFCDTDDLDTIHESDCIFAFETPEIFRPEGILSQRGIHVNNNLNNLKCGTEHSRTIAYSQGMVKSGKLEQSSPKLAANDKIVLLVCNRACTGQQSKRFGLPFVLHLEKTIAWDILQKEILEKMQYFLRPAACLQVCPFSLRVVSVVGITYLLPQEERPLCHPTVERALKSCGQGGTAHVKLVVEWDKETKDYLFVNTEEEYIPDSESVRQQRELHHQPQICTLSQCFQLYTKEEQLAPDDAWRCPHCKQLQQGSITLSLWTLPDVLIIHLKRFRQEGDRRMKLQNMVKFPLSGLDMTPHVVKRSQSSWSLPSHWSPWRKPYGLGRDPEDYIYDLYAVCNHHGTMQGGHYTAYCKNSVDGQWYCFDDSEVQQLSESEVCKQTAYILFYQRRTAIPSWSANSSVAGSTSSSLCEHWVSRLPGSKQPSVASAASSRRTSLASLSESVELAGERSEDDGGFSTRPFVRSVQRQSLSSRSSVTSPLAVSENGVRPSWSLSAKLQFRSNSPSRFSGDSPVHTSASTLEKIGEAADDKVSTSCFGSLRNLSSSYLEPCDSSRREHRAARRAPLAVMEGAFREESVVRTSSSDLSDGYGKSSVQPDRNHPALDPFDNNNQIAFVDQSDSVDSSPVKEVKAPAGTGLAAEKAHDTPKKGHSSKGASEPDKSLRKGRTVLATQESKVSHSSPPLKSSQKASRSRSKADSSRVSGRHGSPAPTQARKDHSTKPLEASVPSAPQKQKSGSSPSSTAAKKTPSGSLTKGSSSGKSRTSERSLSREGSKVSLGSDKTSVTSGSRTSSPRISHSRSDSRAVDSRHVRSSSMASLRSPSTAARSGLKRDSKSEEKGLSFFKSALRQKETRRSADLGKTTMLSKKTGSVSSKSGSKNVLEDKPDKGGVPPASQTNANMTTKEKLVSKDATSNKHSLLSSRKSKSSQLDPGVQSPPSSGKQSADKPLKKLPSSMQVSVRPSLEPQ; encoded by the exons ATGTCGCGGGTGAGCGGCCCCGGGCCGGCCGGCAGCGCCAAGGAGAAGCGCTCCTTCAGCAAGCGGCTTTTCCGCGggagggcggcgggcggcggcgcgggctcGGCCCCgaccgccgccccggccccagcgccGTCCGGGCGGTCGCTCGGCGGGTTCATGAGCCGCGTGCTGAAGACCCTCTCCACGCTCTCGCACTACAGCAGCGAGCCCGAGACCCGCGGCGCGCTCGCCCCGCGCCTGCCCCCGCCGCAGGCGACGGGCGGCCTGGGCAGCTGCTTCCCGCCGGGCCCGCCgcgcagccccgagcccccgccgcgccccgccggcGGCTCCGAGGCCGTGCCCGGCGTGGCGGGGCTGCGCAACCACGGCAACACCTGCTTCATGAACGCCATCCTGCAGTGCCTCAGCAACACCGAGCTCTTCGCCGAGTTCCTGGCGCTGGAGCAGTTCCGCGGCGGGCCGCCCCCCGCCGACGGGCCGCCGCCCGCGCCCGGAGAGGTCACGGAGCAGCTGGCGCAGCTGGTGCGGGCGCTCTGGACGCTCGAGTACACCCCGCAGCACAGCCGCGACTTCAAG AACATCGTGTCCAAGAACGCGATGCAGTACCGCGGCAACGCCCAGCACGATGCCCAGGAGTTCCTGCTTTGGCTGCTCGACAGAGTCCACGAGGATCTCAACAATGTGGTGAATTCCGGTGGCATGCCTCCACTCAAG CCGCCGCTGGAGGATGATGTGCTGCTTGAGGGCCCAGCCTTTCCCATCAGTAGCACTTTTGTGCAGGAACTCTTTCAAGCCCAGTACAG GTCCTCCCTGACGTGCCCTCActgccagaagcagagcaacaCCTTCGACCCCTTCCTGTGCATCTCGCTGCCGATCCCTCTGCCGCACACCCG GCCTCTCTACGTCACCGTGGTGTACCAGGGCAAGTGCTCGCACTGCATGCGCATCGGCGTGGCCGTGCCCATCTCCGGAACCGTGGCCAGGCTGCGCGAGGCCGTGTCCTCGGAAACCAAGATACCCACGGAGCAG ATCGTGCTGACAGAGATGTACTACGATGGGTTCCATCGCTCCTTCTGCGACACCGACGACTTGGACACCATCCACGAGAGCGACTGCATTTTTGCCTTTGAGACCCCAGAGATCTTCAGGCCTGAAGGCATCCTCAGTCAGAGAG GAATACATGTGAACAATAACCTGAATAACTTGAAATGTGGCACTGAGCACTCCCGAACAATAGCTTACTCTCAAGGAATGGTGAAGTCTGGAAAACTGGAACAGTCCTCTCCTAAACTAGCAGCAAATGACAAGATTGTCTTGCTGGTGTGTAACAGAGCGTGCACTGGACAGCAGAGCAAAAG GTTTGGCTTGCCCTTTGTGTtgcacttggaaaaaacaattgctTGGGATATTCTGCAGAAGGAAATACTGGAGAAGATGCAGTATTTCCTGCGGCCTGCAGCCTGCTTGCAG GTTTGCCCATTCAGCTTGCGAGTGGTCAGTGTTGTGGGCATAACATACTTGCTACCTCAGGAGGAGCGACCCCTCTGCCACCCAACAGTGGAAAG ggcaTTGAAGTCATGCGGACAGGGGGGAACTGCTCATGTGAAATTAGTGGTAGAATGGGACAAAGAAACTAAAGATTA CTTGTTTGTGAATACAGAAGAGGAATATATTCCAGACTCTGAAAGCGTCCGCCAGCAGAGAGAGCTTCATCATCAACCTCAGATCTGCACTTTATCTCAGTGTTTCCAACTGTACACCAAAGAGGAACAG CTTGCCCCAGATGATGCATGGCGATGCCCACACTGtaagcagctgcagcagggtaGCATCACACTGAGCCTCTGGACCTTACCTGATGTTCTCATCATACATCTCAAAAGGTTTAGGCAG GAAGGAGACCGAAGGATGAAACTTCAGAACATGGTTAAGTTTCCCTTGAGTGGCTTGGACATGACTCCTCACGTTGTGAAACgcagccagagcagctggagcCTGCCATCACACTGGTCACCTTGGAGGAAACCCTATGGCCTTGGCAGGGATCCTGAGGACTACATCTATGACCTGTATGCTGTCTGCAACCACCATGGCACCATGCAAGGGGGACATTATACAG CTTATTGCAAGAATTCTGTGGATGGCCAGTGGTACTGCTTCGATGACAGTGAAGTTCAGCAGCTTTCTGAAAGTGAAGTCTGCAAGCAGACCGCTTACATCTTGTTCTACCAGCGgcgcacagcgatcccctcgtgGTCTGCCAACAGCTCGGTGGCAG GCTCCACCAGCTCGTCGCTGTGCGAGCACTGGGTCAGCCGGCTCCCGGGCAGCAAGCAGCCCAGCGTGGCCTCGGCCGCCTCCTCGCGCCGCACCTCGCTCGCCTCGCTCTCCGAGTCCGTGGAGCTCGCCGGGGAGCGCAGCGAAGATGATG GAGGATTTTCAACTCGACCATTTGTAAGGAGTGTCCAGCGTCAGAGCTTGTCATCCAGATCCTCTGTCACCAGCCCGCTGGCAGTGAGTGAGAATGGTGTCAGGCCCTCGTGGTCACTCTCTGCAAAGCTGCAGTTCCGCTCCAACTCCCCATCACGCTTCTCTGGAGATTCCCCAGTACATACCTCTGCTTCCACTCTGGAGAAGATTGGGGAAGCTGCTGACGATAAAGTTTCCACCTCGTGCTTTGGCAGCCTGAGGAATCTCTCTAGCAGCTACTTGGAGCCCTGTGACAGCAGTCGGcgagagcacagggcagctcgcAGAGCCCCTTTGGCTGTCATGGAAGGGGCGTTCAGGGAAGAGTCCGTTGTAAGGACATCGAGCTCAGACCTTTCAGATGGCTATGGGAAAAGCTCTGTGCAGCCAGACAGGAATCACCCTGCTCTGGACCCTTTTGATAACAACAATCAAATCGCCTTTGTTGACCAGAGCGATTCTGTGGACAGCTCCCCAGTGAAGGAGGTGAAAGCCCCAGCTGGGACGGGGCTGGCCGCAGAGAAGGCACATGACACCCCTAAGAAGGGTCACAGCTCCAAAGGAGCTTCTGAGCCAGACAAAAGTTTGAGGAAGGGAAGGACAGTCTTAGCTACCCAAGAGAGCAAAGTCTCTCACTCTTCTCCTCCACTGAAGAGCTCTCAGAAAGCTTCCCGGTCTCGAAGTAAGGCAGACTCCTCGAGGGTCAGCGGGCGACACGGGTCTCCTGCTCCCACGCAGGCCAGGAAGGACCACAGCACAAAGCCCCTGGAGGCGTCTGTCCCTTCAGCTCCACAGAAGCAGAAGTCAGGTTCTTCTCCATCCTCCACAGCTGCCAAGAAAACCCCATCAGGCTCATTGACTAAGGGCTCTTCCTCTGGGAAGAGCCGGACTTCGGAGCGCAGCCTCAGCAGGGAGGGCTCCAAGGTCAGCCTGGGCTCGGATAAAACGAGCGTTACCAGCGGCTCCAGGACGAGCTCCCCGCGCATCAGCCACTCCAGGAGTGACAGCAGGGCAGTGGACAGCAGGCACGTGCGCAGCTCCTCCATGGCCAGCCTGCGCTCCCCGAGCACTGCCGCGCGCTCCGGCCTCAAGAGGGACAGCAAGTCGGAAGAGAAGGGTTTGTCTTTCTTTAAATCAGCCTTAAGGCAGAAGGAGACACGGAGGTCGGCAGACCTGGGGAAGACAACAATGCTTTCAAAAAAGACAGGGAGTGTCAGTTCCAAGTCAGGCAGTAAAAACGTGCTGGAGGACAAACCGGATAAAGGTGGTGTCCCACCAGCCTCTCAAACCAATGCCAACATGACCACAAAAGAAAAACTTGTCTCAAAAGATGCCACATCTAACAAACATTCTCTGCTATCCAGTCGCAAGTCCAAGTCTTCCCAGCTAGATCCCGGAGTCCAGTCTCCTCCTTCCAGTGGCAAGCAGTCTGCTGACAAGCCGCTGAAAAAGTTACCTTCCAGCATGCAGGTGTCTGTACGGCCTTCTCTGGAACCTCAGTGA
- the SCNN1G gene encoding LOW QUALITY PROTEIN: amiloride-sensitive sodium channel subunit gamma (The sequence of the model RefSeq protein was modified relative to this genomic sequence to represent the inferred CDS: inserted 3 bases in 3 codons), which produces MTPPGPESGRGEARRARXPPARPSRGSNTGKGXGWRVTAPGGTGPAVAVWRGTGRXADPPAARSVPGPPAAAATAPGKKITARLKRTLPVRGPQAPTLSELMRWYCLNTNTHGCRRIVVSRGRLRRLLWIVLTLSAVGLILWQCAELLMNYYSASVSVTVQFQKLPFPAVTICNINPYKYSAMKEYLYELDKETKKALETFYGFSEGKSKVRRSVDDWNSTGSDFFEQIPLLKVEDFSRTATELHTGQKRKIEGSVFHKDSSIVNSGDSNDIIGFQLCDANNSSDCALYTFSSGVNAIQEWYKLHYMNIMAQIPLEIKEKLSYSAEDLLLTCFFDGLSCDKRHFTRFHHPLHGNCYTFNSGESGTILSTSTGGSEYGLQVVLYIDEADYNPFLVTSTGAKIMVHDQNEYPFIEDIGTEIETAAATSIGMHFTQSRKLSKPYSDCTETGADIPVENLYNKSYSLQICLHSCFQKAMVESCGCAQYAQPLPAGAEYCNYKKNPNWMYCYYRLHEKFVKEQLGCQQICKDACSFKEWALTTSIAQWPSVVSEDWMLRVLSWDKGQKLNKKLNKTDLANLMVFYKDLNERFISENPANTLVILLSNFGGQLGLWMSCSVVCVIEIVEVFFIDSLSIVLRRQWQRAKKWWSGRQQGRAAQATAGDVERQGHENPACIDEDLPTFTTALRLPLPQDSPLPRTPPPNYSTLRLETAFTEQLPDTLELGQH; this is translated from the exons ATGACGCCGCCGGGCCCCGAGAGCGGCCGAGGTGAGGCGCGGCGAGCGC TCCCCCCGGCACGGCCGTCCCGGGGATCAAACACCGGGAAGG CGGGATGGCGGGTGACGGCTCCGGGCGGGACGGGACCTGCCGTCGCGGTGTGGCGGGGCACCGGGC GCGCCGATCCCCCAGCCGCCCGCTCAGTGCCCGGTCCGCCCGCAGCGGCCGCCACGGCTCCCGGTAAGAAGATCACGGCGCGGCTGAAGCGGACGCTGCCGGTGCGCGGCCCGCAGGCGCCCACGCTGAGCGAGCTGATGCGCTGGTACTGCCTCAACACCAACACGCACGGCTGCCGCCGCATCGTGGTGTCCCGCGGCCGCCTGCGCCGCCTGCTCTGGATCGTGCTGACCCTCAGCGCCGTGGGGCTCATCCTCTGGCAGTGCGCGGAGCTCCTCATGAACTACTACAGCGCCTCGGTGTCCGTCACCGTCCAGTTCCAGAAGCTGCCCTTCCCCGCCGTCACCATCTGCAACATCAACCCGTACAA GTACAGTGCCATGAAAGAATATTTATACGAATTGGACAAAGAGACAAAAAAAGCTTTGGAAACTTTCTATGGATTTTCTGAGGGCAAGTCCAAGGTGCGCCGGTCGGTGGATGACTGGAACAGCACAGGGAGTGACTTCTTCGAGCAGATCCCTCTGCTGAAGGTCGAGGACTTCTCCAGGACAGCCACTGAGCTGCACACTGGGCAGAAGAGGAAAATAGAGGGAAGTGTCTTTCACAAGGACTCGTCCATCGTGAACTCAGGCGATTCCAATGACATCATTGGCTTTCAGCTG TGTGATGCAAACAACAGCAGCGATTGTGCCCTGTACACGTTCAGTTCGGGGGTTAACGCCATCCAGGAGTGGTACAAGCTGCATTACATGAACATCATGGCACAAATTCCCCTGGAGATTAAAGAAAAATTGAGTTATTCTGCCGAGGACCTTCTACTGACATGTTTCTTTGATGGCCTATCTTGTGACAAAAG GCATTTCACTCGTTTCCATCACCCCCTGCACGGCAACTGCTACACCTTCAACAGCGGCGAGAGCGGAACCATCCTGAGCACCTCCACAGGCGGCAGCGAGTACG GATTGCAGGTTGTTCTGTACATCGATGAAGCAGACTACAACCCCTTCCTGGTGACATCCACAGGAGCCAAGATCATGGTCCACGACCAAAACGAGTATCCCTTCATTGAAGACATTGGCACGGAAATTGAGACTGCAGCGGCCACCTCCATAGGGATGCACTTT ACTCAGTCTCGCAAGCTGAGCAAACCCTACAGTGACTGCACAGAGACAGGAGCTGACATACCTGTGGAAAATCTCTATAACAAGAGTTACTCACTCCAG ATCTGCCTGCACTCCTGCTTCCAGAAGGCCATGGTGGAGTCGTGTGGCTGTGCCCAGTACGCGCAGCCCTTGCCCGCTGGCGCCGAGTACTGCAACTACAAGAAGAACCCAAACTGGA tgTACTGCTACTACAGACTGCATGAAAAGTTTGTGAAGGAGCAGCTGGGCTGCCAGCAGATCTGCAAAGACGCCTGCAG CTTCAAGGAGTGGGCGCTCACCACCAGCATTGCTCAGTGGCCGTCCGTCGTGTCAGAG GACTGGATGCTCCGAGTTCTCTCTTGGGACAAAGGGCAAAAACTCAACAAGAAGCTGAACAA GACAGACCTTGCCAACCTCATGGTGTTTTACAAGGACCTGAACGAGAGATTCATTTCAGAGAATCCTGCCAACACG ctcgtCATTCTTCTGTCCAACTTCGGGGGCCAGCTGGGGCTGTGGATGAGCTGCTCCGTGGTGTGTGTCATCGAGATCGTGGAGGTGTTCTTCATCGACTCGCTGTCCATCGTGCTGCGGCGCCAGTGGCAGAGGGCCAAGAAGTGGTGGAGCGGCCgccagcagggcagggcggcCCAGGCCACGGCCGGCGACGTGGAGAGGCAGGGCCACGAGAACCCCGCGTGCATCGACGAGGACCTGCCCACCTTCACCACGGCCCTGCGCCTGCCGctgccccaggacagccccctgcCCAGGACTCCCCCGCCCAACTACAGCACTTTGCGGCTGGAGACGGCCTTCACAGAGCAGCTGCCCGACACgctggagctgggccagcactga
- the USP31 gene encoding ubiquitin carboxyl-terminal hydrolase 31 isoform X2, which produces MSRVSGPGPAGSAKEKRSFSKRLFRGRAAGGGAGSAPTAAPAPAPSGRSLGGFMSRVLKTLSTLSHYSSEPETRGALAPRLPPPQATGGLGSCFPPGPPRSPEPPPRPAGGSEAVPGVAGLRNHGNTCFMNAILQCLSNTELFAEFLALEQFRGGPPPADGPPPAPGEVTEQLAQLVRALWTLEYTPQHSRDFKNIVSKNAMQYRGNAQHDAQEFLLWLLDRVHEDLNNVVNSGGMPPLKPPLEDDVLLEGPAFPISSTFVQELFQAQYRSSLTCPHCQKQSNTFDPFLCISLPIPLPHTRPLYVTVVYQGKCSHCMRIGVAVPISGTVARLREAVSSETKIPTEQIVLTEMYYDGFHRSFCDTDDLDTIHESDCIFAFETPEIFRPEGILSQRGIHVNNNLNNLKCGTEHSRTIAYSQGMVKSGKLEQSSPKLAANDKIVLLVCNRACTGQQSKRFGLPFVLHLEKTIAWDILQKEILEKMQYFLRPAACLQVCPFSLRVVSVVGITYLLPQEERPLCHPTVERALKSCGQGGTAHVKLVVEWDKETKDYLFVNTEEEYIPDSESVRQQRELHHQPQICTLSQCFQLYTKEEQLAPDDAWRCPHCKQLQQGSITLSLWTLPDVLIIHLKRFRQEGDRRMKLQNMVKFPLSGLDMTPHVVKRSQSSWSLPSHWSPWRKPYGLGRDPEDYIYDLYAVCNHHGTMQGGHYTAYCKNSVDGQWYCFDDSEVQQLSESEVCKQTAYILFYQRRTAIPSWSANSSVAGGFSTRPFVRSVQRQSLSSRSSVTSPLAVSENGVRPSWSLSAKLQFRSNSPSRFSGDSPVHTSASTLEKIGEAADDKVSTSCFGSLRNLSSSYLEPCDSSRREHRAARRAPLAVMEGAFREESVVRTSSSDLSDGYGKSSVQPDRNHPALDPFDNNNQIAFVDQSDSVDSSPVKEVKAPAGTGLAAEKAHDTPKKGHSSKGASEPDKSLRKGRTVLATQESKVSHSSPPLKSSQKASRSRSKADSSRVSGRHGSPAPTQARKDHSTKPLEASVPSAPQKQKSGSSPSSTAAKKTPSGSLTKGSSSGKSRTSERSLSREGSKVSLGSDKTSVTSGSRTSSPRISHSRSDSRAVDSRHVRSSSMASLRSPSTAARSGLKRDSKSEEKGLSFFKSALRQKETRRSADLGKTTMLSKKTGSVSSKSGSKNVLEDKPDKGGVPPASQTNANMTTKEKLVSKDATSNKHSLLSSRKSKSSQLDPGVQSPPSSGKQSADKPLKKLPSSMQVSVRPSLEPQ; this is translated from the exons ATGTCGCGGGTGAGCGGCCCCGGGCCGGCCGGCAGCGCCAAGGAGAAGCGCTCCTTCAGCAAGCGGCTTTTCCGCGggagggcggcgggcggcggcgcgggctcGGCCCCgaccgccgccccggccccagcgccGTCCGGGCGGTCGCTCGGCGGGTTCATGAGCCGCGTGCTGAAGACCCTCTCCACGCTCTCGCACTACAGCAGCGAGCCCGAGACCCGCGGCGCGCTCGCCCCGCGCCTGCCCCCGCCGCAGGCGACGGGCGGCCTGGGCAGCTGCTTCCCGCCGGGCCCGCCgcgcagccccgagcccccgccgcgccccgccggcGGCTCCGAGGCCGTGCCCGGCGTGGCGGGGCTGCGCAACCACGGCAACACCTGCTTCATGAACGCCATCCTGCAGTGCCTCAGCAACACCGAGCTCTTCGCCGAGTTCCTGGCGCTGGAGCAGTTCCGCGGCGGGCCGCCCCCCGCCGACGGGCCGCCGCCCGCGCCCGGAGAGGTCACGGAGCAGCTGGCGCAGCTGGTGCGGGCGCTCTGGACGCTCGAGTACACCCCGCAGCACAGCCGCGACTTCAAG AACATCGTGTCCAAGAACGCGATGCAGTACCGCGGCAACGCCCAGCACGATGCCCAGGAGTTCCTGCTTTGGCTGCTCGACAGAGTCCACGAGGATCTCAACAATGTGGTGAATTCCGGTGGCATGCCTCCACTCAAG CCGCCGCTGGAGGATGATGTGCTGCTTGAGGGCCCAGCCTTTCCCATCAGTAGCACTTTTGTGCAGGAACTCTTTCAAGCCCAGTACAG GTCCTCCCTGACGTGCCCTCActgccagaagcagagcaacaCCTTCGACCCCTTCCTGTGCATCTCGCTGCCGATCCCTCTGCCGCACACCCG GCCTCTCTACGTCACCGTGGTGTACCAGGGCAAGTGCTCGCACTGCATGCGCATCGGCGTGGCCGTGCCCATCTCCGGAACCGTGGCCAGGCTGCGCGAGGCCGTGTCCTCGGAAACCAAGATACCCACGGAGCAG ATCGTGCTGACAGAGATGTACTACGATGGGTTCCATCGCTCCTTCTGCGACACCGACGACTTGGACACCATCCACGAGAGCGACTGCATTTTTGCCTTTGAGACCCCAGAGATCTTCAGGCCTGAAGGCATCCTCAGTCAGAGAG GAATACATGTGAACAATAACCTGAATAACTTGAAATGTGGCACTGAGCACTCCCGAACAATAGCTTACTCTCAAGGAATGGTGAAGTCTGGAAAACTGGAACAGTCCTCTCCTAAACTAGCAGCAAATGACAAGATTGTCTTGCTGGTGTGTAACAGAGCGTGCACTGGACAGCAGAGCAAAAG GTTTGGCTTGCCCTTTGTGTtgcacttggaaaaaacaattgctTGGGATATTCTGCAGAAGGAAATACTGGAGAAGATGCAGTATTTCCTGCGGCCTGCAGCCTGCTTGCAG GTTTGCCCATTCAGCTTGCGAGTGGTCAGTGTTGTGGGCATAACATACTTGCTACCTCAGGAGGAGCGACCCCTCTGCCACCCAACAGTGGAAAG ggcaTTGAAGTCATGCGGACAGGGGGGAACTGCTCATGTGAAATTAGTGGTAGAATGGGACAAAGAAACTAAAGATTA CTTGTTTGTGAATACAGAAGAGGAATATATTCCAGACTCTGAAAGCGTCCGCCAGCAGAGAGAGCTTCATCATCAACCTCAGATCTGCACTTTATCTCAGTGTTTCCAACTGTACACCAAAGAGGAACAG CTTGCCCCAGATGATGCATGGCGATGCCCACACTGtaagcagctgcagcagggtaGCATCACACTGAGCCTCTGGACCTTACCTGATGTTCTCATCATACATCTCAAAAGGTTTAGGCAG GAAGGAGACCGAAGGATGAAACTTCAGAACATGGTTAAGTTTCCCTTGAGTGGCTTGGACATGACTCCTCACGTTGTGAAACgcagccagagcagctggagcCTGCCATCACACTGGTCACCTTGGAGGAAACCCTATGGCCTTGGCAGGGATCCTGAGGACTACATCTATGACCTGTATGCTGTCTGCAACCACCATGGCACCATGCAAGGGGGACATTATACAG CTTATTGCAAGAATTCTGTGGATGGCCAGTGGTACTGCTTCGATGACAGTGAAGTTCAGCAGCTTTCTGAAAGTGAAGTCTGCAAGCAGACCGCTTACATCTTGTTCTACCAGCGgcgcacagcgatcccctcgtgGTCTGCCAACAGCTCGGTGGCAG GAGGATTTTCAACTCGACCATTTGTAAGGAGTGTCCAGCGTCAGAGCTTGTCATCCAGATCCTCTGTCACCAGCCCGCTGGCAGTGAGTGAGAATGGTGTCAGGCCCTCGTGGTCACTCTCTGCAAAGCTGCAGTTCCGCTCCAACTCCCCATCACGCTTCTCTGGAGATTCCCCAGTACATACCTCTGCTTCCACTCTGGAGAAGATTGGGGAAGCTGCTGACGATAAAGTTTCCACCTCGTGCTTTGGCAGCCTGAGGAATCTCTCTAGCAGCTACTTGGAGCCCTGTGACAGCAGTCGGcgagagcacagggcagctcgcAGAGCCCCTTTGGCTGTCATGGAAGGGGCGTTCAGGGAAGAGTCCGTTGTAAGGACATCGAGCTCAGACCTTTCAGATGGCTATGGGAAAAGCTCTGTGCAGCCAGACAGGAATCACCCTGCTCTGGACCCTTTTGATAACAACAATCAAATCGCCTTTGTTGACCAGAGCGATTCTGTGGACAGCTCCCCAGTGAAGGAGGTGAAAGCCCCAGCTGGGACGGGGCTGGCCGCAGAGAAGGCACATGACACCCCTAAGAAGGGTCACAGCTCCAAAGGAGCTTCTGAGCCAGACAAAAGTTTGAGGAAGGGAAGGACAGTCTTAGCTACCCAAGAGAGCAAAGTCTCTCACTCTTCTCCTCCACTGAAGAGCTCTCAGAAAGCTTCCCGGTCTCGAAGTAAGGCAGACTCCTCGAGGGTCAGCGGGCGACACGGGTCTCCTGCTCCCACGCAGGCCAGGAAGGACCACAGCACAAAGCCCCTGGAGGCGTCTGTCCCTTCAGCTCCACAGAAGCAGAAGTCAGGTTCTTCTCCATCCTCCACAGCTGCCAAGAAAACCCCATCAGGCTCATTGACTAAGGGCTCTTCCTCTGGGAAGAGCCGGACTTCGGAGCGCAGCCTCAGCAGGGAGGGCTCCAAGGTCAGCCTGGGCTCGGATAAAACGAGCGTTACCAGCGGCTCCAGGACGAGCTCCCCGCGCATCAGCCACTCCAGGAGTGACAGCAGGGCAGTGGACAGCAGGCACGTGCGCAGCTCCTCCATGGCCAGCCTGCGCTCCCCGAGCACTGCCGCGCGCTCCGGCCTCAAGAGGGACAGCAAGTCGGAAGAGAAGGGTTTGTCTTTCTTTAAATCAGCCTTAAGGCAGAAGGAGACACGGAGGTCGGCAGACCTGGGGAAGACAACAATGCTTTCAAAAAAGACAGGGAGTGTCAGTTCCAAGTCAGGCAGTAAAAACGTGCTGGAGGACAAACCGGATAAAGGTGGTGTCCCACCAGCCTCTCAAACCAATGCCAACATGACCACAAAAGAAAAACTTGTCTCAAAAGATGCCACATCTAACAAACATTCTCTGCTATCCAGTCGCAAGTCCAAGTCTTCCCAGCTAGATCCCGGAGTCCAGTCTCCTCCTTCCAGTGGCAAGCAGTCTGCTGACAAGCCGCTGAAAAAGTTACCTTCCAGCATGCAGGTGTCTGTACGGCCTTCTCTGGAACCTCAGTGA